CCCCGTAGTATAGGCATGTAGACCTGCCTCATTGGTTGCTACAAGCTGCTCCTCCGGGTTGTCGTAGAAGTAACGGGAGCTGTAGTTCTCCATAATACCGCGTAGAGCGGCGTTAAACTTTTCAGGATTGTTGCCTCGTGTTCTGTATAGTCCCATAATACGATCGTACCATTCGGCCTCCGTCCATGGATGAATTTTCTCGTTGTAAGCAATGACCACATTAAACAGGGCGTCTTTATAAGTCTGGTCAGCTGCCACCATGAATTTGTTCAGAGAATAATCGAGAGCAATGACCCCCAGCATGGAGAGCTGAACCATGCCGGTGGTGACTTTTTTATAGTCCAGTACCGCCACGCCCACATTGTAGGACAGTTTATACGCCTCCGCCGCCACCGTTTCAGCGGATTCGTTGCCTTTGTATGCGTCGATCATAGTGTCGCCCAGCGATAACGCGGAAAGCCCCAAAAGCATATAACCGCCTTTTTCCCAAAGACTTGAAAGGTATTTGTTTCCGACGCCCTGCTCTGCCAGCTCAAACGCGTCTGTCAGCCAGCTAAAGACCTCATGAAGCAACCCCGCTTCAGGGTCACCAAGATTTGGAATGTCTAAGAGTTGTCCGTAGAACTCTCTCAATAGACTGTCACCTACCTCACCGGGCTTCCCGGATGTTTCAAACTCGCGCAAAAGGGCAAGGGCGGTTTCATCGTCCAGACGCTTGCTTGTGAATTTTGACAGCAGAGCGTAGGGCGAATGTGAGTCCGTCAGGGTGACGGTGCAGTATGCCGATAGATGGTCGGTGGTGATGGTAACGGTGTTGTCGGTTGTGTTTACGGTGTAGTCCACAAGCTCCCATTGGTCGGTTTCGGGGTTGTAGTACTCCGCCAGCACAGAGCCTTCCTCATCGGCAGCATCGGCTCCGCTTTCGTCATAGGGCAGGGTGATGGTCAAAAGACCGTCAAACTCCGTGCGTTCACCGGCTGAAATGTCATATGCCGTGCGTGTACCACCTTCAATGCTGTCCTTGTCTTCGGACAGCTCTTTTATTGAAACCTTTTCTCCGTCCATTGAATTGTATGGTCCAAAATCAATCATCACACCTTTGTCGGTTGAAACTGCTGTCTGCCCTTCCTGCAAGGTAAAGCTGTCGATCTTCTGTATGGAAGGGAGCTTGACCCCACCGCCCACCATAAACCCCGGCCAGCCGTAGAGCGCCACCACAGTGGTCTGTATAAAAAGTAGCACTGAAAGCACTATACACAGCGTATTGCGCCCGCTCTTCATTTTTGGTACTGGAGTACTTTTTGTTTTTGGTGTCGCAACGGTGGGTGTATATTCTTGAGTCTGTGCTTCGAGTTTATGCTCTTGCTTGTCTACAGATTTTGACTGTATCTCTGAAGCAGTTTTCACTGGCAGATCAATAACCTCAGCACCGCATTTTGCACAGAAGCGGGCGCCGGTATGAAGCTCTTTTCCACAATTAGTACAAAATTTTTCCATAATTACACCTCCTTATGGTCGTACCAGCGCCATCAGCGCCGGTGTCCCTTCGGGCGTATCCATCGTTCCGACAGCGTACTGTTTCCCGTTAAGCTCGTAGAACTGCGTTAGGCGAATGGTTCCCGCTCCGGACGCCCACAGGCCGCCGGTTTCCCACTTGCCAAGAAATACGCTGTCCTCCATGTCCGATTCGTCGAAGCTCTCTCCCTCGTTTGCCCAAAAAATCTGATACCAGTCGAGGGTGAGGCTCAGACTCTCCGCAGTACCAGCAAGAGCGATGTTGAGAAACTCCATCGCGCCCGCATCGTATTCGTTGTTGGGATCGTAAACAATCAACGCTTTCCAGCTCCCGGTCAACAGGTCGATGCTGTCTATGATATTCGCATCGGACGGAACCC
The nucleotide sequence above comes from Variimorphobacter saccharofermentans. Encoded proteins:
- a CDS encoding zinc ribbon domain-containing protein; this translates as MEKFCTNCGKELHTGARFCAKCGAEVIDLPVKTASEIQSKSVDKQEHKLEAQTQEYTPTVATPKTKSTPVPKMKSGRNTLCIVLSVLLFIQTTVVALYGWPGFMVGGGVKLPSIQKIDSFTLQEGQTAVSTDKGVMIDFGPYNSMDGEKVSIKELSEDKDSIEGGTRTAYDISAGERTEFDGLLTITLPYDESGADAADEEGSVLAEYYNPETDQWELVDYTVNTTDNTVTITTDHLSAYCTVTLTDSHSPYALLSKFTSKRLDDETALALLREFETSGKPGEVGDSLLREFYGQLLDIPNLGDPEAGLLHEVFSWLTDAFELAEQGVGNKYLSSLWEKGGYMLLGLSALSLGDTMIDAYKGNESAETVAAEAYKLSYNVGVAVLDYKKVTTGMVQLSMLGVIALDYSLNKFMVAADQTYKDALFNVVIAYNEKIHPWTEAEWYDRIMGLYRTRGNNPEKFNAALRGIMENYSSRYFYDNPEEQLVATNEAGLHAYTTGLLPETDAAREYCIEQYMARLGERLQPVLDDVIKKINYDNRKTYSANATELRQALNAPLEFEIIEGIPDGEKSKYAGCTVDIRRPDAQIDKNWATVLDKDGRATIDATILGYMQAGIPTQLRLWNKGDDPYEDAPILTQEFKVTEKRTVIPLGSVAKKYLLYQDTFEIGAYYGGRTIDEFYDAHGSMREGRSLDEFKRDHSYIITVEGKGADAVLTVIDALKGKEESPLNALGKDGIAGALDASGNIFTASYGDGETIEINFDTGAAYLNGPYTMRSFDSYMTPESRGLPNGMRYGVQPYAGE